In Cicer arietinum cultivar CDC Frontier isolate Library 1 chromosome 7, Cicar.CDCFrontier_v2.0, whole genome shotgun sequence, a single window of DNA contains:
- the LOC101509178 gene encoding scarecrow-like protein 28: MLAGCSSSTLLSPSHRLRSEASAQFQACHFQLPSMSTQRLDLPCSFPRKDGSSRSQQSVIRPVGISVEKPIEAKNSSNSSSTCSLQQNIRLPPLATTAQTLGEIKDEEFWEKGGRNLKRLAEHGSLDESFTTNRAKRKKGSSGNENSDEFGGENFSFSQIGGAGNFWSVHGFGGFNNPSSLPFSLNCSGDEERVCFAPAXXXXXPLPLSNNPWLESAVTKITNFGEGSHQHQHHHVNEGSVSNGSSESQSLSLRFNENASEHEEGNGSGNPYQHEGTEVETGEEGEQEEHRGFELLSLLTGCVEAIGSRNVAAINHFIAKLGDLASPRGTSISRICAYFTEALAIRVTRLWPHVFHITATSRDLDRVVDDDETATALRLLNQVTPIPKFLHFTSNEMLLRAFEGKERVHIIDFDIKQGLQWPSLFQSLSSRTNPPSHVRITGVGESKQELNETGDRLAGFAEALNLPFEFHPVVDRLEDVRLWMLHVKEHETVAVNCVLQLHKTLYDGSGGALRDFLGLIRSTNPTVVVMAEQEAEHNAARLDTRVCNSLKYYSALFDAIDHSGLPLESPMRIKIEEMYAREIRNIVACEGRDRLERHQSFGNWRKMMVEHGGFRCMGVTERETIQSQFLMKMYSCDNYSIKKQEKEGATALTLGWLDQPLYTVSSWAPVDVAGSSSSFSQPA, from the exons ATGTTGGCTGGTTGTTCTAGCTCGACATTGTTGTCACCAAGTCACAGATTAAGGAGTGAAGCATCTGCACAGTTTCAAGCTTGTCATTTTCAGCTACCTTCAATGAGCACACAGAGATTGGATTTACCTTGTAGCTTCCCTCGGAAAGACGGTTCTTCGCGTTCGCAGCAGTCTGTGATCAGGCCGGTCGGGATTTCGGTGGAGAAGCCTATTGAAGCCAAGAACAGCAGCAACAGCAGCAGCACTTGTTCTCTGCAGCAGAACATTCGACTTCCACCGTTAGCAACCACTGCTCAGACATTGGGTGAGATCAAAGATGAGGAATTTTGGGAGAAGGGTGGGAGGAATTTGAAGAGGCTTGCAGAACATGGATCTTTGGATGAGTCTTTCACAACAAATAGAGCCAAGAGGAAAAAGGGTAGCAGTGGTAATGAGAATTCTGATGAATTTGGAGGCGAAAATTTCAGTTTTTCACAAATTGGTGGTGCTGGTAACTTTTGGTCTGTTCATGGATTTGGAGGATTTAATAACCCTTCTTCACTTCCTTTCTCTCTGAATTGTTCTGGAGATGAGGAAAGGGTTTGTTTTGCTCCTGC NNNNNNNNNNNNNNNNCCTTTGCCTTTGTCTAACAATCCTTGGCTGGAATCTGCTGTAACAAAGATCACAAATTTCGGTGAGGGTAGTCACCAACATCAACATCATCATGTCAATGAAGGTTCAGTCTCCAATGGTTCATCAGAAAGCCAGAGCTTGAGCTTGAGGTTTAATGAGAATGCATCAGAACATGAAGAAGGTAATGGTTCAGGGAATCCTTATCAGCACGAAGGCACCGAAGTGGAGACAGGAGAAGAGGGTGAACAAGAGGAGCATCGCGGTTTTGAGCTGCTGAGTTTGCTCACTGGTTGTGTTGAGGCTATTGGATCAAGGAATGTGGCTGCAATCAACCATTTTATTGCTAAATTGGGTGATCTTGCATCTCCCAGGGGAACCTCGATAAGCCGCATTTGTGCTTATTTTACAGAAGCCTTAGCCATCAGGGTCACTAGGCTTTGGCCTCATGTTTTTCACATCACCGCCACTTCTCGCGATCTTGATAGAGTGGTGGATGATGATGAAACTGCCACTGCATTGAGGCTTCTAAATCAGGTTACCCCAATTCCCAAGTTTCTTCATTTCACATCAAATGAGATGCTGTTGAGGGCTTTTGAAGGGAAAGAAAGGGTTCACATTATAGACTTTGACATAAAGCAAGGACTTCAATGGCCTAGCTTGTTCCAAAGTTTATCTTCTAGGACTAATCCTCCTAGTCATGTTCGAATTACTGGTGTAGGGGAGTCCAAACAAGAGCTGAACGAAACTGGAGACAGGCTTGCAGGGTTTGCTGAGGCTCTGAACCTTCCATTTGAGTTCCATCCTGTGGTGGACAGACTTGAAGATGTGAGACTTTGGATGCTTCATGTGAAGGAACATGAAACTGTAGCTGTAAACTGTGTTTTGCAGCTTCACAAGACACTTTATGATGGTAGTGGAGGAGCATTGAGGGACTTTTTGGGCCTTATTCGTAGTACCAATCCTACAGTTGTGGTCATGGCAGAGCAAGAAGCGGAACACAACGCTGCTCGGTTGGATACAAGAGTGTGCAATTCGCTGAAATACTACTCGGCACTGTTCGATGCAATTGATCATAGTGGCCTTCCACTGGAGAGTCCAATGAGGATCAAGATAGAGGAAATGTATGCAAGGGAGATAAGGAACATCGTTGCTTGTGAAGGAAGGGACAGGTTGGAGAGGCACCAGAGTTTTGGGAATTGGAGGAAGATGATGGTGGAGCATGGAGGGTTCAGATGCATGGGAGTCACCGAGAGGGAAACGATTCAGAGCCAGTTTTTGATGAAGATGTATTCTTGTGATAATTACAGCATCAAGAAGCAAGAGAAGGAAGGAGCAACGGCACTTACTTTGGGTTGGCTTGATCAACCTCTCTATACAGTATCGTCTTGGGCACCGGTTGATGTTGCTGGAAGCTCGTCTTCTTTTTCTCAACCAGCTTGA